One Dreissena polymorpha isolate Duluth1 chromosome 9, UMN_Dpol_1.0, whole genome shotgun sequence genomic window carries:
- the LOC127844400 gene encoding two pore calcium channel protein 1-like isoform X1, with protein sequence MNMAVADDGQVALDDLNTEYPDIYSLNENNQEGHLALDFLPNANTHTLFNWKLNHLEAAIYLQEGENHEKFFTHPASHYQALHAYQIAHSTWLNVLDFVAAVAILLLAACERPAVDLLRLPIWAHGSLEILMLVVLSLELGIKMKWLGWRVFIRHPRTIIKTSMLLIMLAEAITVICRQTSHFRITRAIRPIFLLNTHYGRGVRRIARHTLQSLPSIFDMLVLIVFIMLIFSILGFYLFSTIPANPFFASLKDSFVSLFVLLTTSNFPDVMHPAYDANRFFALFFITFLVIELYFVMNLFLAVLDEAFSGFEKENFKELYLHKREGCRQAFKLLVTKEDPHCIQLDSFMSLLSHFRPKLKRIEGYLMFKALNKQKNGKLSLQEFYKIFNICDLAWKPKSMVDKLWSADFCPPFNAYFENLNKFITWKWFDIFVYLMIFANFISMLAETIQADMQEGPNSRNNFTISNVSIVFSCLYTLEVFLKVMGKGPVKYFTNPWDIFDFLVTMASLADIIGMTVADSFYFIIILRPFRLLRLFKIKKRYRDVLGTFFMLIRRLSGLAVLIICYYYFFAIIAMEMFRNSDLTNCCKNTSVELNYQRSNTSQGFYYLNNFNNIFLSGVTLFTLTAENNWNINMEGYAHSYSEWTRIYFMTFYLVMMVVMDIVVAFVLEVFMFRIEYRRTMHLENIDDHLKLSRDVPLSAEEKEMCETENQPLNENHIISQRNATDIQTPYMYRGQRSRRRQDLCCKMYKDELEEWIQKEKEENQ encoded by the exons ATGAAAACAACCAAGAGGGACACCTGGCGCTTGATTTTCTTCCCAatgcaaacacacacacactgttTAATTGGAAACTGAATCATCTG GAAGCTGCTATATACCTACAAGAGGGTGAGAACCACGAAAAGTTCTTCACGCATCCTGCGAGCCATTATCAGGCCCTACATGCGTACCAGATTGCCCACAGCACATGGTTGAACGTGCTGGACTTTGTGGCCGCCGTAGCCATCCTGCTACTGGCAGCATGTGAGAGACCCGCTGTAGATCTGTTGAGGTTGCCTATATGG GCGCATGGTTCACTGGAGATCCTGATGCTAGTTGTGCTTTCCCTGGAGCTGGGCATAAAAATGAAGTGGCTTGGCTGGCGTGTGTTCATCAGGCATCCAAGAACTATCATTAAG ACATCCATGCTGCTGATCATGTTAGCAGAGGCAATCACTGTGATATGCAGACAGACCAGTCATTTTCGTATAACTCGTGCAATACGACCCATATTCCTTCTCAATACACACTACGGCAGAGGAGTAAGGAG AATTGCCAGACATACGCTTCAGTCCCTGCCGTCCATATTTGACATGCTGGTGCTTATAGTGTTCATTATGCTCATTTTCTCTATCCTTG GTTtttatctgttttctacaatccCTGCAAACCCA TTTTTTGCATCATTGAAGGACAGTTTTGTTAGCTTGTTTGTTCTGCTGACAACTTCCAA TTTTCCAGATGTTATGCATCCAGCTTATGACGCAAACAGATTTTTTGCACTTTTTTTCATAACCTTCCTGGTTATTGAGCTCTACTTTGTTATGAACTTG TTTCTTGCTGTGTTGGATGAAGCATTCTCTGGGTTTGAGAAGGAGAATTTTAAGGAGTTATATCTTCACAAACGAGAGGGCTGTAGACAGGCTTTTAAACTCTTGGTCACAAAAGAG GATCCACATTGCATACAACTAGACTCGTTCATGAGTTTGCTGTCGCATTTCAGGCCAAAACTCA AAAGAATAGAGGGCTATCTAATgtttaaagcattaaataaacaaaagaatGGAAAACTCAGTCTACAAGAGTTCTACAAGATCTTCAACATTTGTGATTTAGCATGGAAG CCAAAAAGTATGGTGGATAAACTATGGTCAGCCGATTTCTGCCCACCGTTTAACGCATATTTCGAGA atcTGAATAAGTTCATAACTTGGAAATGGTTTGATATATTTGTAT ACTTGATGATCTTTGCCAATTTTATCTCCATGCTTGCTGAGACTATTCAGGCGGACATGCAGGAAGGACCCAACAGTCGAAACAACTTCACAATTTCAAATGTCTCCATTGTTTTCAGTTGCT TATACACCTTAGAAGTCTTCCTCAAAGTAATGGGCAAAGGTCCtgtgaaatattttacaaacccTTGGGACAT ATTTGACTTCCTGGTAACGATGGCAAGTTTGGCTGACATAATTGGTATGACTGTTGCAGACAGTTTCTACTTTATCATCATCTTACGACCATTTCGTTTGCTCAG GTTATTCAAGATCAAGAAGCGTTATAGAGATGTGCTGGGTACATTCTTCATGCTCATTAGAAGACTCTCTGG CCTGGCGGTGTTGATCATTTGCTACTATTATTTCTTCGCCATCATCGCCATGGAGATGTTCAGGAACTCTGATCTCACCAACTGCTGCAA GAACACAAGCGTGGAGCTGAACTATCAACGCAGCAATACCTCTCAAGGGTTCTACTACTTAAACAACTTCAACAACATCTTTCTATCTGGTG TTACATTATTTACGTTGACAGCGGAGAACAACTGGAATATAAATATG GAGGGCTATGCCCATAGTTACAGTGAATGGACGCGAATCTACTTCATGACATTCTACCTTGTGATGATG GTGGTCATGGATATTGTCGTGGCATTCGTATTGGAAGTGTTCATGTTTAGAATTGAGTACAGAAGGACAATGCACCTGGAAAATATTGATG ATCACTTGAAGCTCAGTAGGGATGTGCCACTAAGTGCAGAGGAGAAGGAGATGTGTGAGACCGAGAACCAACCTCTCAACGAGAACCACATTATCAGTCAGCGTAACGCCACGGACATTCAA ACTCCGTACATGTACCGAGGCCAGAGGAGTAGACGCAGGCAGGACCTCTGCTGCAAGATGTACAAGGATGAGTTGGAG GAGTGGATTCAGAAAGAAAAGGAAGAGAATCAATAA
- the LOC127844400 gene encoding two pore calcium channel protein 1-like isoform X2 produces the protein MNMAVADDGQVALDDLNTEYPDIYSLNENNQEGHLALDFLPNANTHTLFNWKLNHLEAAIYLQEGENHEKFFTHPASHYQALHAYQIAHSTWLNVLDFVAAVAILLLAACERPAVDLLRLPIWAHGSLEILMLVVLSLELGIKMKWLGWRVFIRHPRTIIKTSMLLIMLAEAITVICRQTSHFRITRAIRPIFLLNTHYGRGVRRIARHTLQSLPSIFDMLVLIVFIMLIFSILGFYLFSTIPANPFFASLKDSFVSLFVLLTTSNFPDVMHPAYDANRFFALFFITFLVIELYFVMNLFLAVLDEAFSGFEKENFKELYLHKREGCRQAFKLLVTKEDPHCIQLDSFMSLLSHFRPKLKRIEGYLMFKALNKQKNGKLSLQEFYKIFNICDLAWKPKSMVDKLWSADFCPPFNAYFENLNKFITWKWFDIFVYLMIFANFISMLAETIQADMQEGPNSRNNFTISNVSIVFSCLYTLEVFLKVMGKGPVKYFTNPWDIFDFLVTMASLADIIGMTVADSFYFIIILRPFRLLSLAVLIICYYYFFAIIAMEMFRNSDLTNCCKNTSVELNYQRSNTSQGFYYLNNFNNIFLSGVTLFTLTAENNWNINMEGYAHSYSEWTRIYFMTFYLVMMVVMDIVVAFVLEVFMFRIEYRRTMHLENIDDHLKLSRDVPLSAEEKEMCETENQPLNENHIISQRNATDIQTPYMYRGQRSRRRQDLCCKMYKDELEEWIQKEKEENQ, from the exons ATGAAAACAACCAAGAGGGACACCTGGCGCTTGATTTTCTTCCCAatgcaaacacacacacactgttTAATTGGAAACTGAATCATCTG GAAGCTGCTATATACCTACAAGAGGGTGAGAACCACGAAAAGTTCTTCACGCATCCTGCGAGCCATTATCAGGCCCTACATGCGTACCAGATTGCCCACAGCACATGGTTGAACGTGCTGGACTTTGTGGCCGCCGTAGCCATCCTGCTACTGGCAGCATGTGAGAGACCCGCTGTAGATCTGTTGAGGTTGCCTATATGG GCGCATGGTTCACTGGAGATCCTGATGCTAGTTGTGCTTTCCCTGGAGCTGGGCATAAAAATGAAGTGGCTTGGCTGGCGTGTGTTCATCAGGCATCCAAGAACTATCATTAAG ACATCCATGCTGCTGATCATGTTAGCAGAGGCAATCACTGTGATATGCAGACAGACCAGTCATTTTCGTATAACTCGTGCAATACGACCCATATTCCTTCTCAATACACACTACGGCAGAGGAGTAAGGAG AATTGCCAGACATACGCTTCAGTCCCTGCCGTCCATATTTGACATGCTGGTGCTTATAGTGTTCATTATGCTCATTTTCTCTATCCTTG GTTtttatctgttttctacaatccCTGCAAACCCA TTTTTTGCATCATTGAAGGACAGTTTTGTTAGCTTGTTTGTTCTGCTGACAACTTCCAA TTTTCCAGATGTTATGCATCCAGCTTATGACGCAAACAGATTTTTTGCACTTTTTTTCATAACCTTCCTGGTTATTGAGCTCTACTTTGTTATGAACTTG TTTCTTGCTGTGTTGGATGAAGCATTCTCTGGGTTTGAGAAGGAGAATTTTAAGGAGTTATATCTTCACAAACGAGAGGGCTGTAGACAGGCTTTTAAACTCTTGGTCACAAAAGAG GATCCACATTGCATACAACTAGACTCGTTCATGAGTTTGCTGTCGCATTTCAGGCCAAAACTCA AAAGAATAGAGGGCTATCTAATgtttaaagcattaaataaacaaaagaatGGAAAACTCAGTCTACAAGAGTTCTACAAGATCTTCAACATTTGTGATTTAGCATGGAAG CCAAAAAGTATGGTGGATAAACTATGGTCAGCCGATTTCTGCCCACCGTTTAACGCATATTTCGAGA atcTGAATAAGTTCATAACTTGGAAATGGTTTGATATATTTGTAT ACTTGATGATCTTTGCCAATTTTATCTCCATGCTTGCTGAGACTATTCAGGCGGACATGCAGGAAGGACCCAACAGTCGAAACAACTTCACAATTTCAAATGTCTCCATTGTTTTCAGTTGCT TATACACCTTAGAAGTCTTCCTCAAAGTAATGGGCAAAGGTCCtgtgaaatattttacaaacccTTGGGACAT ATTTGACTTCCTGGTAACGATGGCAAGTTTGGCTGACATAATTGGTATGACTGTTGCAGACAGTTTCTACTTTATCATCATCTTACGACCATTTCGTTTGCTCAG CCTGGCGGTGTTGATCATTTGCTACTATTATTTCTTCGCCATCATCGCCATGGAGATGTTCAGGAACTCTGATCTCACCAACTGCTGCAA GAACACAAGCGTGGAGCTGAACTATCAACGCAGCAATACCTCTCAAGGGTTCTACTACTTAAACAACTTCAACAACATCTTTCTATCTGGTG TTACATTATTTACGTTGACAGCGGAGAACAACTGGAATATAAATATG GAGGGCTATGCCCATAGTTACAGTGAATGGACGCGAATCTACTTCATGACATTCTACCTTGTGATGATG GTGGTCATGGATATTGTCGTGGCATTCGTATTGGAAGTGTTCATGTTTAGAATTGAGTACAGAAGGACAATGCACCTGGAAAATATTGATG ATCACTTGAAGCTCAGTAGGGATGTGCCACTAAGTGCAGAGGAGAAGGAGATGTGTGAGACCGAGAACCAACCTCTCAACGAGAACCACATTATCAGTCAGCGTAACGCCACGGACATTCAA ACTCCGTACATGTACCGAGGCCAGAGGAGTAGACGCAGGCAGGACCTCTGCTGCAAGATGTACAAGGATGAGTTGGAG GAGTGGATTCAGAAAGAAAAGGAAGAGAATCAATAA
- the LOC127844400 gene encoding two pore calcium channel protein 1-like isoform X3 codes for MLVVLSLELGIKMKWLGWRVFIRHPRTIIKTSMLLIMLAEAITVICRQTSHFRITRAIRPIFLLNTHYGRGVRRIARHTLQSLPSIFDMLVLIVFIMLIFSILGFYLFSTIPANPFFASLKDSFVSLFVLLTTSNFPDVMHPAYDANRFFALFFITFLVIELYFVMNLFLAVLDEAFSGFEKENFKELYLHKREGCRQAFKLLVTKEDPHCIQLDSFMSLLSHFRPKLKRIEGYLMFKALNKQKNGKLSLQEFYKIFNICDLAWKPKSMVDKLWSADFCPPFNAYFENLNKFITWKWFDIFVYLMIFANFISMLAETIQADMQEGPNSRNNFTISNVSIVFSCLYTLEVFLKVMGKGPVKYFTNPWDIFDFLVTMASLADIIGMTVADSFYFIIILRPFRLLRLFKIKKRYRDVLGTFFMLIRRLSGLAVLIICYYYFFAIIAMEMFRNSDLTNCCKNTSVELNYQRSNTSQGFYYLNNFNNIFLSGVTLFTLTAENNWNINMEGYAHSYSEWTRIYFMTFYLVMMVVMDIVVAFVLEVFMFRIEYRRTMHLENIDDHLKLSRDVPLSAEEKEMCETENQPLNENHIISQRNATDIQTPYMYRGQRSRRRQDLCCKMYKDELEEWIQKEKEENQ; via the exons ATGCTAGTTGTGCTTTCCCTGGAGCTGGGCATAAAAATGAAGTGGCTTGGCTGGCGTGTGTTCATCAGGCATCCAAGAACTATCATTAAG ACATCCATGCTGCTGATCATGTTAGCAGAGGCAATCACTGTGATATGCAGACAGACCAGTCATTTTCGTATAACTCGTGCAATACGACCCATATTCCTTCTCAATACACACTACGGCAGAGGAGTAAGGAG AATTGCCAGACATACGCTTCAGTCCCTGCCGTCCATATTTGACATGCTGGTGCTTATAGTGTTCATTATGCTCATTTTCTCTATCCTTG GTTtttatctgttttctacaatccCTGCAAACCCA TTTTTTGCATCATTGAAGGACAGTTTTGTTAGCTTGTTTGTTCTGCTGACAACTTCCAA TTTTCCAGATGTTATGCATCCAGCTTATGACGCAAACAGATTTTTTGCACTTTTTTTCATAACCTTCCTGGTTATTGAGCTCTACTTTGTTATGAACTTG TTTCTTGCTGTGTTGGATGAAGCATTCTCTGGGTTTGAGAAGGAGAATTTTAAGGAGTTATATCTTCACAAACGAGAGGGCTGTAGACAGGCTTTTAAACTCTTGGTCACAAAAGAG GATCCACATTGCATACAACTAGACTCGTTCATGAGTTTGCTGTCGCATTTCAGGCCAAAACTCA AAAGAATAGAGGGCTATCTAATgtttaaagcattaaataaacaaaagaatGGAAAACTCAGTCTACAAGAGTTCTACAAGATCTTCAACATTTGTGATTTAGCATGGAAG CCAAAAAGTATGGTGGATAAACTATGGTCAGCCGATTTCTGCCCACCGTTTAACGCATATTTCGAGA atcTGAATAAGTTCATAACTTGGAAATGGTTTGATATATTTGTAT ACTTGATGATCTTTGCCAATTTTATCTCCATGCTTGCTGAGACTATTCAGGCGGACATGCAGGAAGGACCCAACAGTCGAAACAACTTCACAATTTCAAATGTCTCCATTGTTTTCAGTTGCT TATACACCTTAGAAGTCTTCCTCAAAGTAATGGGCAAAGGTCCtgtgaaatattttacaaacccTTGGGACAT ATTTGACTTCCTGGTAACGATGGCAAGTTTGGCTGACATAATTGGTATGACTGTTGCAGACAGTTTCTACTTTATCATCATCTTACGACCATTTCGTTTGCTCAG GTTATTCAAGATCAAGAAGCGTTATAGAGATGTGCTGGGTACATTCTTCATGCTCATTAGAAGACTCTCTGG CCTGGCGGTGTTGATCATTTGCTACTATTATTTCTTCGCCATCATCGCCATGGAGATGTTCAGGAACTCTGATCTCACCAACTGCTGCAA GAACACAAGCGTGGAGCTGAACTATCAACGCAGCAATACCTCTCAAGGGTTCTACTACTTAAACAACTTCAACAACATCTTTCTATCTGGTG TTACATTATTTACGTTGACAGCGGAGAACAACTGGAATATAAATATG GAGGGCTATGCCCATAGTTACAGTGAATGGACGCGAATCTACTTCATGACATTCTACCTTGTGATGATG GTGGTCATGGATATTGTCGTGGCATTCGTATTGGAAGTGTTCATGTTTAGAATTGAGTACAGAAGGACAATGCACCTGGAAAATATTGATG ATCACTTGAAGCTCAGTAGGGATGTGCCACTAAGTGCAGAGGAGAAGGAGATGTGTGAGACCGAGAACCAACCTCTCAACGAGAACCACATTATCAGTCAGCGTAACGCCACGGACATTCAA ACTCCGTACATGTACCGAGGCCAGAGGAGTAGACGCAGGCAGGACCTCTGCTGCAAGATGTACAAGGATGAGTTGGAG GAGTGGATTCAGAAAGAAAAGGAAGAGAATCAATAA